TTTAGCCAGTCTTGTGCTGCCGCGTAATCGGCTTGCAGGCCCTCATAGGCGTGAAAGCTCTCGACCACCGGGGCCAAGTCCGCCCGCTCTTTGGAGAGCTTGCGGAATTCATCCATGCGGTTGGCTACCTCGGGCGCCGACAGCAGACGGTCGACCGCCTCCAGGCGTTCGGCCAGCTGCTGGAGTTTGACCAGCAGGCTGGGTTTCATCTAGTGGTCTCGATTGTTTTTCTGAAGACCGAACAGCTCACGAATCAGTTCGGCTTTGTGTTCACGCTCGGCAGGGTCTAAATGCCCCATCTGGTGAAGTTGGGCATAGGCCCGATGCAGATATTTTTGGGAAAGACCATGGGCGAGCGATTTCAACACGGCATCCACATCATCGCCCTTGGCCAGACGCTTTTTGGCCAAGGCCAACTCGCTGGCTTGAATTTCTTCCGCATGCTGGGAAAGGGCACGAATCACGGGCACTTGCTGCCGCGATTCTTTCCACTGGATAAAGGACTGCACACCGTGATCAATAATCGCTTCGGCCTGCACCACAGCATCTTGCCGCGCCTGCACGCCTTCTTTGATCAGCTCGCCCAGATCGTCGACCGTGTAAAGAAAGGCATCATCCAGATCGGCCACTTCTCGTTCAATGTCGCGGGGCACGGCCAGATCGACCAGGAACATTGGCCGGTGTTTGCGTTGCTTAATTGCCCGCTCAATCATGCCCAGGCCAATAATGGGCAGGGTGCTGGCGGTGCAGCTCACCACCACATCAAACTCGTGCATGCGTAGTGGCAGCTCTGCCAGGGCAATGGCTTCGCCATTAAACTCATGGGCAAGGATCTGGCCACGATCGAGTGTGCGGTTGGCCACGACTATCTTTTTTGGGTGCTGAGCAGCAAAGTGGGTGGCCACCAACTGGATCATTTCTCCGGCACCAATAAATAAGACATTGGTCTGGGACAGGTCGCCAAAGATTCGCTGGGCCAGCTTCACCGATGCGGCCGCCATCGAGACCGAATGCAGACCAATCTCAGTCGTGGTGCGGACTTCCTTTGCAACCGAGAAGGCCTGCTGGAAAAGATGGTGCAGATG
The nucleotide sequence above comes from beta proteobacterium MWH-UniP1. Encoded proteins:
- the hemA gene encoding glutamyl-tRNA reductase, with translation MQLITLGLNHQSAPLSLREKLAFPGDALRDGLQELRSSLKRAAPEQALLSTCNRTEMYLAAENFQEAKGQALDWLAWKSGTSEADLTPHLYQLPDDQAVRHAFRVACGLDSMVLGEPQILGQMKLAAREAQEAGCLGTHLHHLFQQAFSVAKEVRTTTEIGLHSVSMAAASVKLAQRIFGDLSQTNVLFIGAGEMIQLVATHFAAQHPKKIVVANRTLDRGQILAHEFNGEAIALAELPLRMHEFDVVVSCTASTLPIIGLGMIERAIKQRKHRPMFLVDLAVPRDIEREVADLDDAFLYTVDDLGELIKEGVQARQDAVVQAEAIIDHGVQSFIQWKESRQQVPVIRALSQHAEEIQASELALAKKRLAKGDDVDAVLKSLAHGLSQKYLHRAYAQLHQMGHLDPAEREHKAELIRELFGLQKNNRDH